Proteins encoded within one genomic window of Gadus chalcogrammus isolate NIFS_2021 chromosome 6, NIFS_Gcha_1.0, whole genome shotgun sequence:
- the LOC130383761 gene encoding coiled-coil domain-containing protein 157-like isoform X2: protein MVKALRTAEEAHLKLQGRTQLLESQMADMQLSLNKESSKYQSACHQQVSMQAQEKSLVERMETLDQEREELQSQLEKSEARQSQLQDQLNHVTEEKKTLLDQSAPQQVLCAELQGEKDLLEAQVEELKSIVGRLDGEVKDLSHRERLLVAFPELATMHLTQPQSSGNVLFDMEQQLEANHIRIELLEKENTTLRNSLVTLNERYISTMGSSPEEPKYRSPQTPPSGDHRVETKQTQCFSSPQGGSSRAAQLKPDPRRGAGGGEGGPDYIGWGDDFSSIATTRASPTASRSSPSSALLLLNGHILQSKTGRGRGSGRFKTLGQTRHAYLADRAAANRGNR from the exons ATGGTGAAGGCCTTGCGGACAGCAGAAGAGGCCCACCTCAAGCTGCAGGGAAGGACCCAGCTATTGGAAAGTCAGATGGCTGACATGCAGCTCAGCCTCAACAAAGAGTCTTCCAAGTATCAGAGCGCTTGCCATCAACAAGTG TCCATGCAGGCCCAGGAGAAGTCCTTGGTGGAGAGGATGGAGACTCTAGACCAGGAGCGGGAGGAGCTGCAGAGCCAGCTGGAGAAGAGCGAGGCGCGGCAGAGCCAGCTCCAGGATCAACTGAACCACGTgacagaggagaagaagacaCTGCTGGATCAGTCCGCCCCCCAGCAG GTCTTGTGCGCTGAGCTCCAGGGGGAGAAGGATCTGCTGGAGGCTCAGGTGGAAGAGCTGAAAAGCATCGTGGGGCGTCTGGACGGAGAAGTGAAGGATCTCAGCCACAGGGAGAGACTGCTGGTGGCCTTTCCAGAACTCGCCACCATGCACCTGACACAGCCTCAGA GCTCAGGGAATGTGCTTTTCGACATGGAGCAGCAATTAGAGGCCAACCACATCCGAATCGAGCTCCtggaaaaagaaaatacaacttTGCGCAACAGCCTTGTGACACTAAATGAAAGATATATTTCTACTATG GGCTCCTCACCTGAAGAACCTAAGTACAGATCACCACAAACACCTCCTTCGGGGGACCATCGAGTAGAAACCAAACAGACACAGTGTTTCAGTTCGCC GCAGGGCGGCAGCAGTAGAGCAGCGCAGCTGAAACCCGACCCGCGAAGgggggcaggtggaggagaaggtggcccAGATTATATTGGCTGGGGGGACGATTTCTCATCCATCGCCACCACTCGAGCCAGCCCCAccgcctcccgctcctccccttcctccgccctgctgctgctgaacgGGCACATCCTCCAGAGCAAAACAGGAAGAGGACGAGGTTCCGGGAGATTCAAAACATTAGGTCAAACACGCCACGCCTACCTGGCGGACCGTGCTGCAGCAAACCGAGGGAATAGGTga
- the sf3a1 gene encoding splicing factor 3A subunit 1: MPPGPVAIVQPEPNIPNDEPVEETPATKPIVGIIYPPPEVRNIVDKTASFVARNGPEFEARIRQNEINNPKFNFLNPNDPYHAYYRHKVTEFKEGKGQEPSAAVPKVMQQQALQQSQQQPQKSQVIHEAVIPKEPPPEFEFIADPPSISAFDLDVVKLTAQFVARNGRQFLTQLMQKEQRNYQFDFLRPQHSLFNYFTKLVEQYTKILIPPKGLLQKMKREAENPRDVMDQVKYRVEWAKFQERERKKEEEEREKERVAYAQIDWHDFVVVETVDFQPNEQGHFPPPTTPEELGARILIQERYDKFGESEEVEMEVESDDDEDGREDRNNGQPAQPDQDTQVQDMDEGSDDEEDGMKAPLPPDNPMPPPLPPTPDQVIIRKDYDPKASKPAPVATTPDEYLISPITGEKIQASKMQEHMRIGLLDPRWLEQRDRSIRERQIEDEVYAPGQDIQSSLKQLAERRTDIFGVEETAIGKKIGEEEIQKPEEKVTWDGHSGSMARTQQAAQANITLQEQIEAIHKAKGLVGEDDGKEKIGPSKPHELRHQPPISSPILPRPNLPMQVPRPQSSMLPPVRTTLLSAVPVLPRPPMAPVVRLASGQVLTPMPQMMHNPRINVVPMPPSNPHIMAPRPPPMVVPSAFVPAPPVPQPPAPAPPSHPPPPRDDEPMNKKMKTEDNLMPEEEFLRRNKGPVAVKVQVPNMQDKTEWKLSGQVLNFTVPLTDQVSVIKVKIHEATGMAAGKQKLQYEGIFIKDSNSLAYYNMNNGAIIHLALKERGGRKK, from the exons ATGCCGCCCGGGCCTGTAGCGATCGTTCAGCCTGAACCCAACATCCCG AATGATGAACCTGTGGAGGAAACACCAGCTACTAAACCTATAGTTGGTATTATTTACCCGCCCCCAGAGGTCCGAAACATCGTCGATAAGACAGCCAGCTTTGTTGCCAG AAACGGACCCGAGTTTGAAGCTAGGATTCGGCAGAATGAGATCAACAATCCCAAGTTTAATTTCCTCAACCCCAACGACCCTTACCATGCCTACTACCGCCACAAAGTCACAGAGTTCAAGGAGGGCAAGGGACAGGAGCCATCTGCAGCGGTGCCTAAGGTCATGCAACAGCAGGCCCTGCAACAGTCACAGCAGCAACCTCAAAAG TCCCAGGTGATTCATGAGGCAGTGATCCCCAAAGAACCGCCCCCTGAGTTTGAGTTCATCGCCGATCCTCCGTCCATCTCTGCGTTTGACCTCGACGTCGTCAAGCTCACCGCCCAGTTTGTTGCCCGTAACGGCCGTCAGTTTCTTACCCAGCTCATGCAGAAAGAGCAAAGGAACTACCAGTTTGACTTCCTACGGCCCCAGCACAGCCTGTTCAACTACTTCACCAAGCTGGTTGAGCAGTATACAAAG ATCCTCATCCCACCCAAGGGCCTCTTGCAAAAGATGAAACGGGAAGCGGAGAATCCAAGAGATGTGATGGACCAG GTGAAGTACCGTGTGGAGTGGGCCAAGTTCCAGGAGCGcgagaggaagaaggaagaggaggagagggagaaggagagggtggcCTATGCACAAATCGACTGGCACGACTTTGTTGTGGTGGAGACTGTGGATTTCCAGCCCAACGAGCAGG GTCActtccctccacccaccacacCTGAAGAGCTCGGCGCTCGCATCCTCATCCAGGAACGCTACGACAAGTTTGGGGAGAGTGAGGAGgttgagatggaggtggagagcgATGACGACGAAGACGGGCGCGAGGATCGCAATAATGGCCAGCCTGCGCAGCCGGACCAGGACACCCAAGTGCAGGACATGGACGAG GGatctgatgatgaggaggacgGAATGAAGGCTCCTCTTCCCCCAGACAACCCCATGCCCCCTCCGCTGCCTCCTACGCCAGATCAGGTCATCATCCGCAAGGATTACGACCCCAAAG CCTCCAAGCCTGCGCCCGTGGCCACAACCCCGGATGAGTACCTCATCTCGCCCATCACCGGAGAGAAGATCCAGGCAAGCAAGATGCAGGAGCACATGCGTATCGGCCTGCTGGACCCCCGCTGGCTGGAGCAGAGGGACCGCAGCATCCGCGAGAGGCAGATCGAGGACGAGGTGTACGCCCCGGGACAGGACATTCAGAGCAGCCTGAAGCAGCTGGCCGAGAGGCGTACCGATATCTTTGGTGTGGAAGAAACGGCCATCGGTAAGAAGATCGGAGAGGAAGAGATCCAGAAGCCAGAGGAAAAG GTCACTTGGGACGGTCATTCTGGTAGCATGGCGCGTACACAGCAGGCCGCCCAGGCCAATATCACCCTGCAGGAGCAGATCGAGGCCATCCACAAGGCCAAGGGCCTGGTGGGAGAGGATGACGGCAAAGAGAAGATTGGCCCCAGCAAGCCCCACGAACTCCGTCACCagcctcccatctcctcccccatcctacCCAGACCCAATCTCCCGATGCAGGTGCCTCGGCCACAATCTTCC ATGCTGCCTCCGGTGCGTACCACCCTGCTCTCTGCCGTGCCGGTTCTCCCGCGGCCGCCCATGGCCCCCGTGGTGCGCCTGGCCTCCGGGCAGGTCCTAACCCCCATGCCGCAAATGATGCACAATCCCCGCATCAACGTGGTGCCCATGCCTCCTTCCAACCCCCACATCATGGCTCCCAGGCCGCCTCCTATGGTGGTCCCTTCTG CCTTCGTCCCCGCCCCACCAGTGCCCCAGCCACCGGCCCCCGCACCCCCgtcccacccacctcctcctcgtgaCGATGAACCCATGAACAAGAAGATGAAGACTGAGGACAACCTCATGCCCGAAGAGGAGTTTCTGCGCAGGAACAAG GGTCCTGTGGCGGTTAAAGTCCAGGTTCCTAACATGCAGGACAAGACCGAATGGAAGCTAAGTGGGCAAGTGCTCAACTTCACCGTTCCACTAACGGACCAG GTATCTGTTATCAAAGTCAAAATCCACGAGGCCACAGGCATGGCTGCAGGAAAACAGAAGTTACAGTACGAG GGTATTTTCATCAAAGATTCAAACTCCTTGGCTTACTACAACATGAACAATGGTGCAATCATTCACTTGGCcctgaaagagagaggaggcaggaaGAAGTGA
- the LOC130383763 gene encoding coiled-coil domain-containing protein 157-like yields the protein MSPFLGSRDSVESLRKDLIDLQGAILEVFSRTGPVRCSSWKFPDKLSCNLDLVSLLEQYDHIEGDDEFNQYSYIVLLELVIDR from the coding sequence ATGAGTCCTTTTCTAGGGAGTCGAGATAGTGTTGAAAGTCTCAGAAAAGACCTCATCGACCTCCAGGGGGCCATTCTGGAAGTGTTCTCCAGGACGGGACCTGTACGCTGTTCCTCCTGGAAGTTCCCTGACAAGCTGTCATGCAACCTCGACCTGGTCTCGCTGCTGGAGCAGTATGACCACATTGAAGGGGATGATGAATTCAACCAGTACTCCTACATTGTATTGCTGGAGCTGGTGATTGACAGGTAA
- the slc7a4 gene encoding cationic amino acid transporter 4 → MATCATGCAPAVRLCQRLNRLKTLDDDMMATSLKRCLSTLDLTLLGVGGMVGSGLYVLTGTVAKDMVGPAVVISFLFAGIASLLAAFCYAEFGARIPKVGSAYMFTYVSVGEIWAFLIGWNVILENMIGGAAVARAWSGYLDSIFNHSIQNFTQTHIMQWDVPFLAHYPDLLAAGILVVASFFISFGVQVSSYLNHIFSVISMAVIAFILVFGFMLADPINWSQKEGGFAPFGLSGILSGSATCFYAFVGFDVIASSSEEAKNPQKAIPIATAISLAIATTAYILVSMVLTLMVPWHSLDPNSALADAFFRRGYSWAGIIVAVGSICAMNTVLLCNLFSLPRIVYAMSEDGLFFSFFARVNPITKVPVNAILVFGTLMATMALIFDLEALVQFLSIGTLLAYTFVAASVIVLRFQPEKTSAKGTSSTSPNPAAAPSPVALETQTITDGAGEMKEYESFSDKLQLVERSESQERRGVGQLRARWELYLGRVVGDFEPGEVVAFSVLAMMVSAVSLCAVVEFGRSQLQLPLWSFVTLLGIFSVAFLGSLLLIWAHEPQRNQKTFQVPLVPLVPGLSILMNVFLMLKLSALTWVRFAIWIAIGLCVYFGYGIWHSKEGMRELQPKDMAARYVVLPSGSLVETVQSVQPDGQVDPSAHHANNSTTPTTTAAEQPGRT, encoded by the exons ATGGCAACGTGTGCGACCGGCTGTGCGCCGGCGGTGCGCCTCTGCCAGAGGCTGAACCGCCTGAAGACGCTGGACGACGACATGATGGCCACGTCGCTGAAGCGCTGCCTGTCCACCCTGGACCTGACCCTGCTGGGCGTGGGCGGCATGGTGGGCTCCGGCCTCTACGTCCTCACAGGCACCGTGGCCAAAGACATGGTGGGCCCGGCCGTGGTCATCTCCTTCCTCTTCGCCGGGATCGCCTCCTTGCTGGCCGCCTTTTGCTACGCAGAGTTCGGTGCACGCATCCCCAAGGTGGGCTCCgcctacatgtttacatatgtCTCCGTGGGCGAGATCTGGGCCTTCCTCATTGGCTGGAACGTGATCCTGGAGAACATGATTGGCGGTGCGGCGGTGGCGCGGGCGTGGAGCGGCTACCTGGACTCTATCTTTAACCACTCCATACAGAACTTCACGCAGACGCACATCATGCAGTGGGACGTCCCCTTCCTCGCCCATTACCCAGACCTCCTGGCGGCGGGAATCCTGGTGGTGGCCTCCTTCTTCATCTCCTTTGGGGTGCAGGTGTCCTCTTACCTAAACCACATCTTCTCCGTCATTAGCATGGCGGTCATAGCGTTCATCCTGGTGTTTGGCTTCATGCTGGCCGACCCAATCAACTGGAGCCAGAAAGAGGGAGGCTTTGCCCCCTTCGGGCTGTCTGGAATACTATCAGGCTCAGCCACTTGCTTCTATGCCTTTGTGGGTTTTGATGTCATCGCCTCCTCCAGTGAAGAGGCCAAGAATCCGCAGAAAGCGATCCCTATCGCTACAGCCATATCCCTCGCCATAGCTACCACAGCCTACATCCTGGTCTCCATGGTGCTCACGCTCATGGTACCCTGGCATTCACTGGACCCCAACTCGGCTCTCGCGGACGCTTTCTTCCGCAGGGGTTACAGTTGGGCTGGAATTATTGTGGCGGTTGGCTCAATCTGTG CCATGAACACCGTGCTCCTCTGCaacctcttctccctccctcggaTCGTCTACGCCATGTCGGAAGATGGGCTATTCTTCTCCTTTTTCGCCCGGGTCAACCCCATCACCAAGGTCCCCGTCAACGCCATCCTGGTGTTTGGGACCCTGATGGCCACCATGGCGCTGATATTCGACCTGGAGGCCCTGGTCCAGTTCCTCTCCATCGGCACCCTCCTCGCCTACACCTTCGTAGCGGCCAGCGTGATTGTGCTCCGCTTCCAGCCGGAGAAGACCAGTGCCAAGGGtacgtcctccacctctcccaaCCCGGCCGCCGCGCCCTCCCCGGTGGCCCTTGAGACCCAGACCATCACCGATGGTGCGGGGGAGATGAAGGAGTACGAGTCATTCTCGGATAAGCTCCAGTTGGTGGAGAGGTCGGAGAGCCAGGAGCGGCGGGGCGTGGGGCAGCTGAGGGCCCGCTGGGAGCTCTACCTGGGCAGGGTGGTGGGGGACTTTGAGCCGGGCGAGGTGGTGGCCTTCTCCGTGCTGGCCATGATGGTGAGCGCCGTGTCCCTCTGCGCCGTGGTGGAGTTTGGGAGGAGCCAGCTGCAGTTGCCGCTGTGGAGCTTTGTCACGCTGCTGGGGATCTTCAGTGTGGCCTTCCTGGGAAGCCTCTTGTTGATCTGGGCCCACGAGCCACAGAGAAACCAGAAAACCTTCCAG GTTCCCCTGGTCCCGCTGGTCCCCGGTCTCAGCATCCTCATGAATGTTTTCCTGATGCTGAAACTCAGCGCCCTCACTTGGGTTCGCTTTGCCATATGGATCGCTATAG gtctgtgtgtgtatttcggCTACGGCATCTGGCACAGCAAAGAGGGCATGCGGGAGCTCCAGCCCAAAGACATGGCAGCCAGATATGTGGTTCTGCCCAGCGGGAGCCTGGTGGAGACGGTGCAGTCTGTCCAGCCAGACGGACAGGTGGACCCCTCGGCCCACCACGCCAACAACtccacaacccccaccaccacagctGCCGAGCAACCGGGAAGGACGTGA
- the LOC130384886 gene encoding rasGAP-activating-like protein 1: MAKNTSLYFRIVEGRSLPAKDVSGTSDPYCIVKVDNEVVARTATIWKNLNPFWGEEYTLHLPMGFHSLSFYVMDEDTIGHDDVIGKISLSKEAIGSQAKGLDSWVNLTRVNPDEEVQGEIHLGLELHRDTEKVCLRCHVIEARDLAPRDISGTSDPFARVIVNHHSADTSIIKKTRFPHWGENLELDLELEELSDEAMVTLEVWDWDMVGKNDFLGKVEIPFACLHKTPLLQGWFRLLPLGNNEDDVGGKLGALRLKVRLVEDRILPSMYYQPLMDLLVESVISPTEVEESSPLTMLEEVTTVESRQDIAMTLVKIYLGQGLVVPFLDYLNTREVYHTSDPNTLFRSNSLASKAMEQFMKAVGMLYLHEVLKPIINRVFDDKKYVELDPCKIEQNRSRRISFKGAVSEAEVRDSSVEMLQAYLTSILQSIVASVDQCPPVMRVVFKQLHKRVEEQFVQPENEDVKYLAISGFFFLRFFAPAILTPKLFHLRDQHADTRTSRTLLLLAKALQSVGNLGLQLGHGKEQWMAPLHPIILCSVASVKDFLDKLIDIDHDGVSEGPLRARFLPSVTVKEGYLHKHKAEGPQLLSRFAFKKRYFWLTSETLAYAKTPDWQVRSSIPIQRVCAVERVDENAFQQQHVMQVITQDNDAQLHTMYIQCKNVNDLNQWLSAIRKASIYNERMLPSFHPGAHRSGKWSCCLQAERGALGCSRSHSAVTLGDWSDPLDPDVETQTIYKQLHQGRDKLGKKYLDPAAGDTEE; the protein is encoded by the exons atggccaaaaataCGTCTCTCTATTTTCGAATTGTCGAGGGCAGGAGTCTCCCAGCCAAAGACGT GTCCGGGACCAGTGATCCCTACTGCATCGTAAAAGTTGACAATGAAGTGGTGGCGAG GACGGCCACGATCTGGAAGAACCTGAATCCGTTCTGGGGGGAGGAGTACACGCTCCACCTGCCCATGGGGTTCCACTCGCTGTCCTTCTACGTCATGGACGAAGACACCATCGG ccatgatgacgtcatcgGGAAGATATCTCTCAGCAAAGAGGCCATCGGTTCCCAAGCCAAAG GGCTGGACAGCTGGGTAAACCTGACCAGAGTGAACCCAGATGAGGAGGTCCAGGGGGAGATCCACCTGGGTCTGGAGctgcacagagacacagagaaggtCTGCCTGCGCTGTCACGTCATCGAGGCCAG GGACTTGGCTCCCAGAGACATCTCAGGAACCTCGGACCCGTTCGCCAGAGTCATCGTCAACCACCATAGCGCAGACACCTCG ATTATCAAGAAGACTCGTTTTCCACATTGGGGAGAAAACCTGGAGCTGGATTTGGAGCTGGAAGAGCTGAGCGACGAGGCCATGGTCACGCTGGAGGTCTGGGATTGGGACATGGTGGGCAAGAATGACTTCCTGGGAAAG GTTGAAATCCCCTTCGCTTGCTTGCACAAGACACCTCTACTGCAGGGCTGGTTCCGTTTGCTCCCTCTGGGAAACAATGAAGATGATGTAGG TGGTAAATTGGGGGCGCTGCGTCTGAAGGTGCGCTTGGTAGAAGATCGCATCCTCCCTTCCATGTACTACCAGCCCCTCATGGACCTGCTGGTGGAGTCGGTCATCTCTCCCACAGAG gTGGAGGAGAGCAGCCCCCTGACCATGCTGGAGGAGGTGACCACGGTGGAGAGCCGGCAGGATATTGCCATGACGCTGGTGAAGATCTACCTGGGCCAGGGTCTGGTGGTTCCCTTCCTGGACTACCTCAACACCCGCGAGGTCTATCACACCT CGGATCCCAACACCCTTTTTCGATCCAACTCGCTCGCCTCCAAAGCTATGGAGCAGTTCATGAAG GCTGTTGGCATGCTCTATCTGCACGAGGTGCTGAAGCCCATCATCAACCGAGTCTTCGATGACAAGAAGTATGTTGAGTTGGACCCGTGTAAGATCGAACAGAACCGCTCCAG GCGGATCTCCTTCAAAGGGGCGGTGTCGGAGGCGGAGGTGCGGGACAGCAGCGTGGAGATGCTGCAGGCCTACCTGACCAGCATCCTGCAGTCCATCGTGGCCTCCGTGGACCAGTGCCCCCCGGTCATGAGGGTTGTCTTCAAACAGCTGCacaagagggtggaggagcagtTTGTCCAGCCGGAGAACGAG GACGTGAAGTACCTGGCCATCAGTGGGTTCTTCTTCCTGCGTTTCTTCGCACCTGCCATCCTCACTCCCAAGCTCTTCCACCTGAGGGACcagcatgcagacacacgcaccagccggaccctgctgctgctggccaag GCCCTGCAGAGCGTGGGTAACCTGGGCCTGCAGCTGGGTCACGGCAAGGAGCAGTGGATGGCGCCGCTCCACCCCATCATCCTCTGCAGCGTGGCGTCCGTCAAGGACTTCCTGGACAAGCTGATCGACATCGACCACGACGGCG TCTCCGAGGGGCCCCTGAGGGCAAGGTTCCTGCCCTCGGTCACCGTGAAGGAGGGGTACCTGCACAAGCACAAGGCTGAGGGCCCGCAGCTCTTGTCCCGCTTCGCCTTCAAGAAGCGCTATTTCTGGCTTACCAGCGAGACCCTGGCCTACGCCAAGACGCCCGACTGGCAG GTGCGCTCCTCCATCCCTattcagcgtgtgtgtgcagtggagAGGGTGGATGAGAACGCCTTTCAGCAGCAGCACGTGATGCAGGTCATCACCCAGGACAACGACGCACAGCTGCACACTATGTACATCCAGTGCAAG aatGTGAACGACCTGAACCAGTGGCTGTCGGCGATCCGGAAAGCCAGCATCTACAACGAGCGCATGCTGCCCTCTTTCCACCCTGGGGCGCATCGCAGTGGCAAGTGGAGCTGCTGCCTGCAGGCGGAGCGCGGGG ctCTAGGATGCAGCAGAAGCCACTCGGCTGTGACCCTGGGGGACTGGAGCGACCCCCTGGACCCCGACGTGGAGACCCAGACCATCTACAAGCAGCTCCACCAAGGCAGGGACAAACTCGG GAAAAAGTATTTGGACCCGGCAGCCGGCGATACGGAGGAG
- the dgcr6 gene encoding protein DGCR6 isoform X1, with amino-acid sequence MDVQSGSPFGQGDSTKQQERHYYLLSELQTLVKDLPSSFQQRLSYTTLSDLALALIDGTVYEIVQRLLDIQHLTERNLYNQRQKLHSLKQELTKKHKAALQVCKPHNLALLKPTQQAEFEALEVRLKEEQKMMDKKIVAEMDQKVIDQQNTLEAAGVAGFFITTNPQELTMQMNLLELILKLQQKESQSGGFCY; translated from the exons ATGGATGTTCAGTCAGGATCTCCTTTCGGCCAGGGCGACTCCACCAAACAACAAGAGCGCCACTACTACCTGTTATCTGAGCTGCAGACCCTCGTCAAAGACCTACCCAG CTCGTTTCAACAGCGTCTGTCCTACACAACGCTGAGTGACCTGGCCCTGGCGCTCATCGACGGCACCGTGTATGAGATTGTGCAGAGGCTTCTAGACATCCAGCATCTCACCGAGAGGAACCTGTATAATCAGAGGCAGAAGCTGCACT CACTCAAGCAAGAGTTGACGAAGAAGCACAAAGCTGCCTTGCAGGTTTGCAAACCGCACAACCTGGCCCTACTGAAACCAACTCAACAAGCAGAGTTCGAG GCTTTGGAGGTACGATTGAAAGAGGAGCAGAAGATGATGGACAAGAAGATAGTGGCTGAGATGGATCAGAAGGTGATCGACCAGCAGAACACCCTTGAGGCGGCTGGAGTGGCCGGATTCTTCATCACAACTAATCCCCAG GAGTTAACGATGCAGATGAACCTCCTGGAGTTGATTCTCAAGCTTCAGCAGAAGGAGTCCCAGTCGGGAGGCTTCTGCTATTGA
- the LOC130383761 gene encoding coiled-coil domain-containing protein 157-like isoform X1, whose amino-acid sequence MFNGCFVAGNSIFEDQISKLKEELAAQLESLNTLEREKGGLVKMVKALRTAEEAHLKLQGRTQLLESQMADMQLSLNKESSKYQSACHQQVSMQAQEKSLVERMETLDQEREELQSQLEKSEARQSQLQDQLNHVTEEKKTLLDQSAPQQVLCAELQGEKDLLEAQVEELKSIVGRLDGEVKDLSHRERLLVAFPELATMHLTQPQSSGNVLFDMEQQLEANHIRIELLEKENTTLRNSLVTLNERYISTMGSSPEEPKYRSPQTPPSGDHRVETKQTQCFSSPQGGSSRAAQLKPDPRRGAGGGEGGPDYIGWGDDFSSIATTRASPTASRSSPSSALLLLNGHILQSKTGRGRGSGRFKTLGQTRHAYLADRAAANRGNR is encoded by the exons ATGTTTAATGGATGTTTTGTTGCAGGTAATTCCATTTTTGAAGACCAGATATCTAAATTGAAAGAGGAATTAGCTGCACAACTGGAAAGTTTGAATACGCTGG agagggagaaaggcgGTCTGGTGAAGATGGTGAAGGCCTTGCGGACAGCAGAAGAGGCCCACCTCAAGCTGCAGGGAAGGACCCAGCTATTGGAAAGTCAGATGGCTGACATGCAGCTCAGCCTCAACAAAGAGTCTTCCAAGTATCAGAGCGCTTGCCATCAACAAGTG TCCATGCAGGCCCAGGAGAAGTCCTTGGTGGAGAGGATGGAGACTCTAGACCAGGAGCGGGAGGAGCTGCAGAGCCAGCTGGAGAAGAGCGAGGCGCGGCAGAGCCAGCTCCAGGATCAACTGAACCACGTgacagaggagaagaagacaCTGCTGGATCAGTCCGCCCCCCAGCAG GTCTTGTGCGCTGAGCTCCAGGGGGAGAAGGATCTGCTGGAGGCTCAGGTGGAAGAGCTGAAAAGCATCGTGGGGCGTCTGGACGGAGAAGTGAAGGATCTCAGCCACAGGGAGAGACTGCTGGTGGCCTTTCCAGAACTCGCCACCATGCACCTGACACAGCCTCAGA GCTCAGGGAATGTGCTTTTCGACATGGAGCAGCAATTAGAGGCCAACCACATCCGAATCGAGCTCCtggaaaaagaaaatacaacttTGCGCAACAGCCTTGTGACACTAAATGAAAGATATATTTCTACTATG GGCTCCTCACCTGAAGAACCTAAGTACAGATCACCACAAACACCTCCTTCGGGGGACCATCGAGTAGAAACCAAACAGACACAGTGTTTCAGTTCGCC GCAGGGCGGCAGCAGTAGAGCAGCGCAGCTGAAACCCGACCCGCGAAGgggggcaggtggaggagaaggtggcccAGATTATATTGGCTGGGGGGACGATTTCTCATCCATCGCCACCACTCGAGCCAGCCCCAccgcctcccgctcctccccttcctccgccctgctgctgctgaacgGGCACATCCTCCAGAGCAAAACAGGAAGAGGACGAGGTTCCGGGAGATTCAAAACATTAGGTCAAACACGCCACGCCTACCTGGCGGACCGTGCTGCAGCAAACCGAGGGAATAGGTga
- the dgcr6 gene encoding protein DGCR6 isoform X2 produces the protein MIHSKQAQRGLPTAERGPLAVVLLRLRNVLVTSLNSGRIRKYAGHCTIVSGQNKTRGMDVQSGSPFGQGDSTKQQERHYYLLSELQTLVKDLPSSFQQRLSYTTLSDLALALIDGTVYEIVQRLLDIQHLTERNLYNQRQKLHCEHQALKQELTKKHKAALQVCKPHNLALLKPTQQAEFEALEVRLKEEQKMMDKKIVAEMDQKVIDQQNTLEAAGVAGFFITTNPQELTMQMNLLELILKLQQKESQSGGFCY, from the exons atgATTCATTCCAAACAGGCGCAAAGGGGACTGCCCACTGCTGAGCGGGGTCCTCTTGCTGTTGTGCTTTTGCGTCTGAGAAATGTTCTTGTAACTTCTCTAAATTCTGGCAGAATACGGAAATATGCAGGACACTGTACAATAGTCAGTGGCCAAAATAAG ACCCGGGGAATGGATGTTCAGTCAGGATCTCCTTTCGGCCAGGGCGACTCCACCAAACAACAAGAGCGCCACTACTACCTGTTATCTGAGCTGCAGACCCTCGTCAAAGACCTACCCAG CTCGTTTCAACAGCGTCTGTCCTACACAACGCTGAGTGACCTGGCCCTGGCGCTCATCGACGGCACCGTGTATGAGATTGTGCAGAGGCTTCTAGACATCCAGCATCTCACCGAGAGGAACCTGTATAATCAGAGGCAGAAGCTGCACTGTGAGCATCAAG CACTCAAGCAAGAGTTGACGAAGAAGCACAAAGCTGCCTTGCAGGTTTGCAAACCGCACAACCTGGCCCTACTGAAACCAACTCAACAAGCAGAGTTCGAG GCTTTGGAGGTACGATTGAAAGAGGAGCAGAAGATGATGGACAAGAAGATAGTGGCTGAGATGGATCAGAAGGTGATCGACCAGCAGAACACCCTTGAGGCGGCTGGAGTGGCCGGATTCTTCATCACAACTAATCCCCAG GAGTTAACGATGCAGATGAACCTCCTGGAGTTGATTCTCAAGCTTCAGCAGAAGGAGTCCCAGTCGGGAGGCTTCTGCTATTGA